One genomic window of Micromonospora sp. WMMD1128 includes the following:
- a CDS encoding cellulose binding domain-containing protein: protein MRTRLAGLAAVALAATVAAVVVPLASTGISPAAAAAAEPYTWKNVRIDGGGFVPGIVFNPTEKNLIYARTDIGGAYRWEQTTKSWTPLLDWVGADRWGWNGVVSLATDPVQTNRVYAAVGMYTNDWDPNHGAILRSTDKGATWQATELPFKNGGNMPGRGMGERLAVDPNRNSVLYYGAEGGNGLWRSTDYGATWAKVTAFPNVGNYRADPNDSTGYQSQNQGLTWVSFDKSTGTAGTATKTIYVGVADKQNPVYRSTDAGVTWERIPGQPTGYLAHKGVVDPVGGYLYIATSDTGGPYDGGKGDVWKFNRATGAWTQISPVPASSGDAYFGYSGLTIDRQHPNTLMVATQISWWPDAIFWRSTDGGATWTRIWDFTSYPNRSKKYAMDVSSVPWLTFGANPAPPEETPKLGWMNESLEIDPFDSDRMMYGTGATIYGTTGLTKWDTGGTFTITPMVKGLEETAALDLISPPTGAPLISGLGDIGGFRHTDLGAVPSMMFTQPVFTSTTSLDYAETKPAIMVRAGNFTDSDRPNDSHVAFSTDGGANWFQGTEPGGINNGGTVAASADGSQFVWSPGDAGQQVVRSVGFGNSWTAATGIPANATVESDRVNPNKFYGFSGGKFYVSTNGGAAFTATAATGLPTTGVKFKALPGVEGDIWLAGEGGLWHSTNSGASFTKTSAVSTAVNVGFGKAAPGKTYPALFTIGTVDGTHGVYRSDDAGATWVRINDDQHQYGNAGEALTGDPRVYGRVYLGTNGRGVLVADRLGGTPSPTPTSASPTPTPTSPSPTPTPTSPSPTPTPTSASPTPTPTSTGRGCAATYTMTNTWPGGFQGEVAVRNSGTTPIAGWTLTWTFPDGQRISQLWGGSHTQTGSAVTVTDAGWNGNLAVGGSTTVGFTGTVTGGNRAPTVSCAAR, encoded by the coding sequence ATGCGCACACGTCTCGCCGGCCTGGCCGCCGTCGCGCTCGCCGCCACGGTCGCAGCCGTCGTCGTGCCGCTCGCCAGCACCGGCATCTCCCCGGCCGCCGCCGCCGCGGCCGAGCCGTACACCTGGAAGAACGTCCGGATCGACGGCGGCGGCTTCGTCCCCGGCATCGTCTTCAACCCCACCGAGAAGAACCTGATCTACGCCCGGACCGACATCGGCGGGGCGTACCGCTGGGAGCAGACCACCAAGTCGTGGACGCCGCTGCTGGACTGGGTCGGCGCGGACCGGTGGGGCTGGAACGGCGTGGTCAGCCTCGCCACCGACCCGGTGCAGACCAACCGGGTGTACGCGGCGGTCGGCATGTACACCAACGACTGGGACCCGAACCACGGGGCGATCCTGCGCTCGACCGACAAGGGCGCCACCTGGCAGGCCACCGAGCTGCCGTTCAAGAACGGCGGCAACATGCCCGGCCGGGGCATGGGGGAGCGGCTGGCGGTCGACCCGAACCGCAACAGCGTCCTCTACTACGGCGCCGAGGGCGGCAACGGCCTGTGGCGCAGCACCGACTACGGGGCGACCTGGGCCAAGGTCACCGCGTTCCCGAACGTGGGCAACTACCGGGCCGACCCGAACGACAGCACCGGCTACCAGAGCCAGAACCAGGGCCTGACCTGGGTCAGCTTCGACAAGAGCACGGGTACGGCCGGCACCGCCACGAAGACCATCTACGTCGGGGTGGCGGACAAGCAGAACCCGGTCTACCGCAGCACCGACGCCGGCGTGACCTGGGAGCGGATCCCCGGTCAGCCCACCGGCTACCTGGCGCACAAGGGCGTGGTGGACCCGGTCGGCGGCTACCTCTACATCGCCACCAGCGACACCGGCGGCCCGTACGACGGCGGCAAGGGCGACGTGTGGAAGTTCAACCGGGCCACCGGCGCCTGGACGCAGATCAGCCCGGTCCCGGCGTCGAGCGGTGACGCCTACTTCGGCTACTCCGGGCTGACCATCGACCGCCAGCACCCGAACACGCTGATGGTCGCCACCCAGATCTCCTGGTGGCCGGACGCGATCTTCTGGCGCAGCACCGACGGCGGCGCGACCTGGACCCGGATCTGGGACTTCACCAGCTATCCGAACCGCAGCAAGAAGTACGCCATGGACGTCAGCTCGGTGCCGTGGCTGACGTTCGGCGCCAACCCGGCGCCGCCGGAGGAGACCCCGAAACTGGGTTGGATGAACGAGTCGCTGGAGATCGACCCGTTCGACAGCGACCGGATGATGTACGGCACCGGCGCGACGATCTACGGCACCACCGGCCTGACCAAGTGGGACACCGGCGGCACCTTCACCATCACGCCGATGGTCAAGGGGCTGGAGGAGACCGCCGCGCTCGACCTGATCAGCCCGCCCACCGGGGCGCCCCTGATCAGCGGGCTCGGCGACATCGGCGGCTTCCGCCACACCGACCTGGGCGCGGTGCCGTCGATGATGTTCACCCAGCCGGTCTTCACCAGCACCACGAGCCTCGACTACGCCGAGACCAAGCCGGCGATCATGGTCCGGGCCGGCAACTTCACCGACTCCGACCGACCCAACGACAGCCACGTGGCGTTCTCCACCGACGGTGGCGCGAACTGGTTCCAGGGCACCGAGCCGGGTGGGATCAACAACGGCGGCACGGTGGCCGCGTCCGCCGACGGCAGTCAGTTCGTCTGGTCGCCGGGCGACGCCGGCCAGCAGGTCGTCCGCTCGGTCGGCTTCGGCAACTCGTGGACCGCCGCCACCGGCATCCCGGCCAACGCCACGGTCGAGTCGGACCGGGTCAACCCGAACAAGTTCTACGGGTTCAGCGGCGGGAAGTTCTACGTCAGCACCAACGGCGGGGCGGCCTTCACCGCCACCGCGGCGACCGGCCTGCCCACCACCGGGGTCAAGTTCAAGGCGCTGCCCGGGGTCGAGGGCGACATCTGGCTGGCCGGCGAGGGTGGTCTCTGGCACTCCACCAACTCCGGCGCGAGTTTCACGAAGACGTCCGCCGTGTCCACGGCGGTGAACGTCGGCTTCGGGAAGGCAGCCCCGGGGAAGACGTACCCGGCGTTGTTCACCATCGGCACGGTCGACGGCACGCACGGCGTGTACCGCTCCGACGACGCGGGCGCGACCTGGGTGCGGATCAACGACGACCAGCACCAGTACGGCAACGCGGGCGAGGCGCTCACCGGCGACCCGCGCGTCTACGGGCGGGTCTACCTGGGCACCAACGGCCGGGGCGTGCTGGTGGCGGACCGGCTCGGCGGCACGCCCTCGCCGACGCCGACCTCGGCCAGCCCGACGCCGACCCCGACGTCGCCGAGTCCGACCCCGACGCCCACGTCGCCGAGTCCCACGCCCACGCCGACCTCGGCCAGCCCGACGCCGACCCCCACGTCGACCGGGCGCGGCTGCGCGGCCACCTACACGATGACGAACACCTGGCCGGGTGGTTTCCAGGGGGAGGTGGCGGTGCGCAACTCCGGCACCACGCCGATCGCCGGGTGGACGCTCACCTGGACCTTCCCGGACGGCCAGCGGATCAGCCAGCTCTGGGGCGGGTCGCACACCCAGACCGGCTCGGCGGTGACGGTGACCGACGCCGGCTGGAACGGCAACCTCGCCGTCGGCGGATCGACCACGGTCGGCTTCACCGGCACCGTCACCGGCGGCAACCGGGCGCCGACGGTGTCCTGCGCGGCCCGCTGA
- a CDS encoding STAS domain-containing protein — MSLSIVKSMRPGGVVQIAPRGEIDVDTAYEVRESIAEVLAKGRPARIELNMRLVTFIDSVGISAMVAGFQTCEVSGVKLVVTEPSRFVHRQLWVTGLLGLFGAPEPWFADEAPEVLPGA, encoded by the coding sequence GTGAGCCTGTCGATCGTGAAGTCGATGCGTCCGGGTGGGGTTGTCCAGATCGCGCCCCGTGGGGAGATCGATGTCGACACCGCATACGAGGTGCGGGAGTCGATCGCCGAGGTGCTGGCCAAGGGCCGCCCCGCACGGATCGAGCTCAACATGCGGCTCGTCACGTTCATCGACTCCGTCGGCATCAGCGCCATGGTCGCCGGCTTCCAGACGTGCGAGGTCAGCGGCGTCAAGCTCGTGGTCACCGAGCCGAGCCGGTTCGTGCACCGGCAGCTCTGGGTGACCGGCCTGCTGGGCCTCTTCGGCGCGCCCGAGCCCTGGTTCGCCGACGAGGCGCCCGAGGTGCTCCCCGGCGCCTGA
- a CDS encoding SRPBCC family protein, with protein MQSSDSFSYTVQARCSRADAVALLGDLSRQGELHPLIVRVRQLPPRPGALASYAITDRLELGPLHFPVTYQADVLIANEDEVVTVARQQPATTVRNHTRMRDETDGVVRIDVEITLTAPAPLFGYAFRQARAAHLGLAARLGATLEGRPA; from the coding sequence TTGCAGAGCAGCGACAGCTTCAGCTACACCGTGCAGGCCCGGTGCAGCCGGGCGGACGCGGTGGCCCTGCTCGGCGACCTGAGCCGGCAGGGCGAGCTGCATCCGTTGATCGTCCGGGTCCGGCAGTTGCCGCCCCGGCCGGGCGCGCTGGCGAGCTACGCGATCACCGACCGGTTGGAGCTCGGCCCGCTGCACTTCCCGGTGACCTACCAGGCGGACGTGTTGATCGCCAACGAGGACGAGGTGGTCACCGTGGCCCGGCAACAGCCGGCGACGACGGTGCGCAACCACACCCGGATGCGCGACGAGACCGACGGCGTGGTGCGGATCGACGTGGAGATCACCCTCACCGCACCGGCACCGCTGTTCGGCTACGCGTTCCGGCAGGCCCGGGCCGCCCACCTGGGTCTCGCCGCCCGTCTCGGCGCGACCCTGGAGGGTCGACCGGCCTGA
- a CDS encoding cation diffusion facilitator family transporter: MGAGHDHSGAVTNAAQRHAGRLWAAFALLTVLMLVEAVAAFTTGSLALLSDAGHMFTDVLGIGMALAAITATRRARTDPQRTFGLYRLEVLAALANAVLLGAVAVYVLVEAVRRFGEPPEVLAGPMLVVAVLGLLANIAAFALLRAGAQESINLRGAYLEVLGDLLGSLGVIGAAIVIAFTDWWWADPVVAVAIGLFILPRTWRLGRAAVRILVQAAPEHLQVTAVHDRLAAVPGVAEVHDLHVWTLTSGMDVASAHLTTDPRAEVATVLAAARAALHEDFSIDHATLQIEPGASAGGCGPTEW; the protein is encoded by the coding sequence GTGGGTGCAGGTCATGACCACAGCGGCGCGGTGACCAACGCGGCGCAGCGCCACGCCGGCCGGCTCTGGGCGGCGTTCGCGCTGCTCACCGTGCTGATGCTGGTCGAGGCGGTGGCCGCCTTCACGACCGGCTCGCTCGCGCTGCTCTCCGACGCCGGGCACATGTTCACCGACGTGCTCGGCATCGGCATGGCGCTCGCCGCGATCACCGCCACCCGGCGTGCCCGGACCGACCCGCAGCGCACATTCGGGCTCTACCGGCTCGAGGTGCTCGCCGCGCTCGCGAACGCGGTGCTGCTCGGCGCCGTCGCGGTCTACGTCCTGGTCGAGGCGGTACGCCGGTTCGGCGAGCCGCCCGAGGTGCTCGCCGGGCCGATGCTCGTGGTGGCCGTGCTCGGGCTGCTGGCCAACATCGCCGCCTTCGCGCTGCTGCGAGCCGGCGCACAGGAGAGCATCAACCTGCGCGGGGCATACCTGGAGGTGCTGGGCGACCTGCTGGGCTCGCTCGGGGTGATCGGCGCGGCGATCGTCATCGCGTTCACCGACTGGTGGTGGGCCGACCCGGTGGTCGCGGTGGCGATCGGCCTGTTCATCCTGCCGCGCACCTGGCGGCTCGGCCGGGCCGCGGTACGCATCCTGGTGCAGGCCGCGCCGGAGCACCTCCAGGTGACCGCGGTGCACGACCGGCTGGCCGCCGTGCCCGGCGTGGCGGAGGTGCACGACCTGCACGTGTGGACACTCACCTCGGGGATGGACGTCGCCTCGGCGCACCTGACCACCGACCCGCGCGCCGAGGTCGCCACCGTGCTCGCCGCCGCCCGGGCCGCGCTGCACGAGGACTTCTCGATCGATCACGCCACGTTGCAGATCGAACCCGGAGCGTCCGCCGGCGGCTGCGGCCCGACCGAGTGGTAA
- a CDS encoding AAA family ATPase has product MTDQTTLDREIAAEQRHLDRVYARLAELRRSAADAEREGYRMARVGTFGALVERDAMVFHAAQRRHVLDAEHEGLVFGRLDLRTGQVLHVGRLGVRADDAETLVVDWRAPAAAAFYQATPAEPRGVVRRRTIQSAAEKVTRIEDDLLDPEAAPADMAVVGDGALLATLSRATGRGMRDIVATIQREQDEAIRSPGNGVTIVSGGPGTGKTAVALHRAAYLLYSDRARYAGGGILVVGPSGVFVEYIASVLPSLGEETATLHSLGSLFPGLSATRTDPPEVAAVKGSLRMRRVLERAARDAVPDSPAELRLLYRGELLRLERQALDAVRDRTLTRGARRNEVRRAAFDAVLAALYAQARTLRVGRLPEQPAFEDEIIERPEFRDFLRAWWPRLHPRHVLGWLARPERLRRYAGGILSSAEIRLLTDAYLTLADEGPTVADVALLDELDALLGKPVQRARPKRDPYQLAGGVRELSTYADRQRAARAAARERPADYREYAHVVVDESQDVSPMQWRMVGRRGRLASWTVVGDPAQTAWTGDPQELDRARDQALGRRRRHRYELTTNYRNSAEIFAVAAAEIRRLYPDLTLPDAVRSTGVPPVQRAVAAAELPAATVEAAEALLAEVEGTVGVITPVPRRDEVAGWLGQLGAGRLQVVTSLQAKGMEYDGVVLVAPGEIRADPGSGVRTLYVALSRATQRLTTLDPVG; this is encoded by the coding sequence TTGACCGACCAGACCACGCTGGACCGGGAGATCGCCGCCGAGCAGCGGCACCTCGACCGGGTGTACGCCCGGCTGGCCGAACTGCGCCGGTCCGCGGCCGACGCCGAGCGGGAGGGCTACCGGATGGCGCGGGTCGGCACCTTCGGCGCGCTTGTCGAGCGGGACGCGATGGTCTTCCACGCCGCGCAGCGCCGGCACGTGCTCGACGCCGAGCACGAGGGGCTGGTCTTCGGCCGGCTGGACCTGCGCACCGGGCAGGTGCTGCACGTGGGGCGGCTCGGCGTACGCGCCGACGACGCCGAGACGCTCGTGGTGGACTGGCGGGCCCCCGCCGCCGCCGCGTTCTACCAGGCCACCCCGGCCGAGCCGCGTGGTGTGGTGCGCCGGCGCACGATCCAGTCGGCGGCCGAGAAGGTGACCCGGATCGAGGACGACCTGCTGGATCCGGAGGCCGCCCCGGCGGACATGGCGGTGGTCGGGGACGGCGCGCTGCTGGCCACGCTGTCCCGGGCCACCGGCCGGGGCATGCGGGACATCGTCGCCACCATCCAGCGGGAGCAGGACGAGGCGATCCGCTCCCCCGGCAACGGTGTCACGATCGTCTCCGGCGGCCCGGGGACCGGCAAGACGGCGGTGGCGCTGCACCGGGCCGCGTACCTGCTCTATTCCGATCGTGCCCGCTATGCCGGCGGCGGCATCCTGGTGGTCGGCCCGTCGGGTGTGTTCGTCGAGTACATCGCCTCGGTGCTGCCCTCGCTCGGCGAGGAGACCGCCACCCTGCACTCGCTCGGTTCGCTGTTCCCGGGGCTGTCGGCGACGCGGACCGACCCGCCGGAGGTGGCGGCCGTGAAGGGGTCGCTGCGGATGCGCCGGGTGCTGGAACGGGCGGCCCGGGACGCGGTGCCGGACTCCCCGGCCGAGCTGCGCCTGCTCTACCGCGGTGAGTTGCTGCGGTTGGAGCGGCAGGCGTTGGATGCGGTGCGGGACCGGACGCTGACCCGGGGCGCGCGCCGCAACGAGGTGCGCCGGGCGGCGTTCGACGCGGTGCTCGCCGCGCTCTACGCGCAGGCCCGCACGCTGCGGGTGGGCCGGCTGCCGGAGCAGCCCGCGTTCGAGGACGAGATCATCGAACGGCCGGAGTTCCGCGACTTCCTGCGGGCCTGGTGGCCCCGGCTGCACCCGCGCCACGTGCTGGGTTGGCTGGCCCGGCCCGAGCGGCTGCGCCGGTACGCCGGCGGGATCCTCTCCTCGGCCGAGATCCGGCTGCTCACCGACGCCTACCTGACGCTCGCCGACGAGGGCCCGACGGTCGCCGACGTCGCCCTGCTCGACGAGTTGGACGCGCTGCTGGGCAAGCCGGTGCAGCGGGCCCGGCCGAAGCGCGACCCGTACCAGCTCGCCGGCGGCGTGCGCGAGCTGAGCACGTACGCCGATCGGCAGCGCGCCGCCCGCGCGGCGGCCCGGGAGCGCCCGGCGGACTACCGCGAGTACGCCCACGTGGTGGTGGACGAGTCGCAGGACGTCTCACCGATGCAGTGGCGGATGGTGGGGCGGCGCGGCCGGCTGGCGTCCTGGACGGTGGTCGGCGACCCGGCGCAGACCGCCTGGACGGGTGACCCGCAGGAGCTGGACCGGGCCCGGGACCAGGCGTTGGGGCGGCGGCGCCGGCACCGCTACGAGCTGACCACCAACTACCGCAACTCGGCGGAGATCTTCGCGGTGGCGGCGGCGGAGATCCGCCGGCTGTACCCGGACCTGACGCTTCCCGACGCGGTGCGCTCGACGGGTGTGCCGCCGGTCCAGCGCGCCGTGGCCGCGGCCGAGCTGCCCGCGGCCACGGTCGAGGCGGCCGAGGCGCTGCTGGCCGAGGTCGAGGGCACGGTCGGCGTGATCACGCCGGTGCCGCGCCGGGACGAGGTGGCCGGCTGGCTGGGCCAGCTCGGCGCCGGCCGGCTCCAGGTGGTGACCAGCCTCCAGGCCAAGGGCATGGAGTACGACGGGGTGGTGCTCGTCGCGCCGGGCGAGATCCGGGCCGACCCCGGTTCGGGGGTACGCACGCTCTATGTCGCGCTCTCCCGGGCCACCCAGCGGCTGACCACGCTCGACCCGGTGGGCTGA
- a CDS encoding alpha/beta hydrolase, whose translation MELRLPDDVRLHVTATGPVDAEVTVVLLHGWTLDGRSWHRQVADLRERFGDRVRVIAYDARGHGRSSCLTLRDATLAQLGDDLAAVVDEFAPSGPVVLVGHSMGGMTVMEYAHRHPDRFAARTAGLVFVATTAEGHTHTVYGLSPRIARLIRLAETTGAGVLARCGGWRPPHALLRALRPSIRWMLFGDRCDPADIRLVTSAVARATLRSIGGFRASIGAQHRLDTLAALGGLPAAALVGDRDRLTPPPCAESIAAALPTAELTVCPGAGHMLMMERPDEVNAAVASVLRRVLAGPAAPGARSAAPAVARRRRRAAGRRVAA comes from the coding sequence ATGGAACTGCGACTTCCCGACGACGTACGCCTGCACGTCACGGCGACCGGGCCGGTCGACGCCGAGGTCACCGTGGTCCTGCTGCACGGCTGGACGCTCGACGGGCGGAGCTGGCACCGCCAGGTCGCCGACCTGCGGGAACGCTTCGGTGACCGGGTGCGGGTGATCGCCTACGACGCGCGCGGGCACGGCCGGTCGAGCTGCCTGACGCTGCGCGACGCCACCCTGGCCCAGCTCGGCGACGACCTGGCCGCGGTGGTCGACGAGTTCGCCCCGTCCGGCCCGGTGGTGCTGGTGGGGCACTCGATGGGCGGGATGACCGTGATGGAGTACGCGCACCGCCACCCCGACCGGTTCGCCGCCCGCACCGCCGGCCTGGTCTTCGTCGCGACCACCGCCGAGGGGCACACGCACACCGTCTACGGGCTCTCGCCCCGGATCGCGCGGCTGATCCGGCTCGCCGAGACCACCGGCGCCGGCGTGCTGGCCCGCTGCGGCGGCTGGCGACCGCCGCACGCGTTGCTGCGCGCGTTGCGCCCCAGCATCCGCTGGATGCTCTTCGGCGACCGCTGCGACCCGGCGGACATCCGGCTGGTCACCTCCGCGGTGGCGCGCGCCACGCTGCGCTCGATCGGCGGGTTCCGCGCCTCGATCGGCGCCCAGCACCGACTGGACACGCTCGCCGCGCTCGGCGGACTGCCGGCCGCCGCGCTGGTCGGTGACCGGGACCGGCTCACCCCGCCGCCCTGCGCCGAGTCCATCGCGGCGGCGCTGCCCACCGCGGAGTTGACCGTCTGCCCCGGCGCCGGTCACATGCTGATGATGGAGCGCCCGGACGAGGTGAACGCCGCCGTCGCTAGCGTGCTGCGCCGGGTGCTCGCCGGCCCGGCCGCGCCGGGCGCCCGGTCGGCCGCGCCGGCCGTAGCCCGTCGGCGACGCCGGGCGGCCGGTCGCCGGGTGGCGGCCTGA
- a CDS encoding carbonic anhydrase — MPSTPAARSPRAALAELLTGNRRFVSGQPLHGHDVSAAAAVASGDQQPYAVVLGCIDSRVPLEAIFDQTFGSICVIRTGAHVLDRAVCGSIEYVVGQLGVRLVMVLGHERCGAVGSAVDAVRTGRRPGGALAYVVDRIAPAVVEVGVDDPAVHPLAIRRHVRRTVAALRADDRLAGPVAAGDVAVVGALYDLATGAVTVLPEEETRDRPPG, encoded by the coding sequence ATGCCGTCCACCCCCGCCGCCCGCAGCCCCCGCGCCGCCCTGGCTGAGCTGCTCACCGGCAACCGCCGCTTCGTCAGCGGCCAGCCCCTGCACGGGCACGACGTCAGCGCCGCCGCCGCGGTGGCCTCCGGCGACCAGCAGCCGTACGCGGTGGTGCTGGGCTGTATCGACTCCCGGGTGCCGCTGGAGGCGATCTTCGACCAGACATTCGGCTCGATCTGCGTGATCCGCACCGGCGCGCACGTGCTGGACCGGGCGGTGTGCGGCTCGATCGAGTACGTGGTGGGGCAGCTCGGCGTACGGCTGGTGATGGTGCTCGGCCACGAGCGCTGCGGCGCGGTCGGTTCGGCGGTCGACGCGGTGCGCACCGGGCGGCGCCCCGGTGGCGCGCTGGCCTACGTGGTGGACCGGATCGCTCCGGCGGTGGTCGAGGTCGGCGTCGACGACCCGGCCGTCCACCCGCTGGCGATCCGCCGGCACGTGCGGCGGACGGTGGCCGCGCTGCGCGCCGACGACCGGCTCGCCGGCCCGGTGGCGGCCGGGGACGTGGCCGTGGTGGGCGCGCTCTACGACCTGGCCACCGGTGCGGTCACGGTGCTGCCGGAGGAGGAGACGCGCGACCGCCCGCCGGGGTGA
- a CDS encoding DUF3145 domain-containing protein, producing the protein MPTRGVVYVHSTPLAVCSHVEWAIARVLAAPVNLHWTGQPVDPGARRAECGWTGSPGTGAELAAALRQWPMIRFEVTEEPSPGVDGERFMYVPGRGLFRATVGAAGDIQLGEDRLRSLMAAARAPEALAHALDKALGTAWDAELEPYRYAGDGAPVTLLTRVG; encoded by the coding sequence GTGCCAACGCGTGGCGTCGTATACGTCCACTCGACCCCGCTCGCCGTGTGCTCGCACGTCGAGTGGGCGATCGCGCGCGTCCTTGCCGCGCCGGTCAACCTGCACTGGACGGGTCAACCCGTCGACCCCGGCGCCCGCCGCGCCGAGTGCGGCTGGACCGGCAGCCCGGGGACGGGCGCCGAGCTGGCTGCTGCCCTCCGGCAGTGGCCCATGATCCGTTTCGAGGTGACCGAGGAGCCCAGTCCCGGCGTCGACGGCGAACGCTTCATGTACGTCCCGGGCCGGGGCCTGTTCCGGGCCACCGTCGGCGCGGCCGGCGACATCCAGCTCGGCGAGGACCGGCTGCGCAGCCTGATGGCCGCCGCCCGGGCCCCGGAGGCGCTCGCGCACGCCCTGGACAAGGCGCTCGGCACCGCCTGGGACGCCGAGTTGGAGCCCTACCGGTACGCCGGCGACGGCGCGCCGGTGACGCTGCTCACGCGGGTGGGATGA
- a CDS encoding glycoside hydrolase family 3 protein has product MSISPRRSAVALAALTALLASGCSDGPDRPRPAPSTPASSSSTPAPTDPAPADPAARAAALVATLADEDLVGQVLMPYAYGSSATEVSAGSAAGNRALAGVDTPAEMVAKYRLGGVILVGFSADDPTSGNQETTNVDNPKQVRGLTDGLRAAAGKLPAGAAPFLIGTDQEYGVVTRITDGVTQLPSPLAAGAAGDPALTEAAWRAAGSELAAMGINLDFAPVADVLVTRSTVIGSRSFGATPATASPQVAGAVRGLQAEGVGAAVKHFPGHGLTAADSHSELPVVGQSRAVLDRTAFPPFRAGIDAGAMAVMSAHLDVKAIDPGTPATFSHKVLTDVLRGQLGFQGVVITDGMNMAPAKKWSPGEAAVRALKAGNDLILMTPNVSQAYDGLRAALTDGSLPRARLVEAVTRVLTMKFKLAGRPQPALSTLAGADHRKAATDLAAAAVTVLRGKCGGAVKGPIRVTSSGGRDRTRAALTEALTAAGVKVVSSGGTVVHLVGYGDGAKDLRADAAVTVAMDTPYVLSGAKSPTVLATYSSTRASMDALAAVLAGKARPTGHAPVPVPNLPATTCEG; this is encoded by the coding sequence GTGTCGATATCCCCGCGTCGCTCCGCCGTCGCGCTCGCCGCACTGACCGCGCTGCTCGCCTCCGGATGCTCGGACGGGCCGGACCGGCCCCGACCGGCCCCGTCGACCCCGGCGTCGTCGTCGAGCACACCGGCCCCGACCGATCCGGCCCCCGCCGACCCGGCCGCCCGGGCCGCCGCCCTGGTCGCCACGCTCGCCGACGAGGACCTGGTCGGGCAGGTGTTGATGCCGTACGCCTACGGCAGCTCGGCCACCGAGGTCTCGGCCGGCTCGGCCGCCGGGAACCGCGCCTTGGCCGGCGTCGACACACCCGCCGAGATGGTGGCGAAATATCGCCTCGGCGGGGTGATCCTGGTCGGCTTCAGCGCCGACGACCCCACCTCGGGCAACCAGGAGACCACGAACGTCGACAACCCGAAGCAGGTCCGCGGGCTCACCGACGGGCTGCGCGCCGCCGCCGGCAAGCTGCCCGCCGGCGCCGCGCCGTTCCTGATCGGCACCGACCAGGAGTACGGCGTGGTCACCCGGATCACCGACGGGGTGACCCAACTGCCCAGCCCGCTCGCCGCCGGCGCGGCCGGCGACCCGGCGCTGACCGAGGCCGCCTGGCGGGCCGCCGGATCCGAACTGGCGGCGATGGGGATCAACCTGGACTTCGCCCCGGTCGCCGACGTGCTTGTCACCCGCAGCACGGTGATCGGCTCCCGCTCCTTCGGCGCCACCCCGGCGACCGCCTCCCCCCAGGTGGCCGGCGCGGTCCGCGGGCTCCAGGCCGAGGGCGTCGGCGCCGCGGTCAAACACTTCCCCGGCCACGGCCTCACCGCCGCCGACTCGCACTCCGAGCTGCCGGTGGTCGGGCAGTCCCGGGCCGTGCTGGACCGCACCGCGTTCCCGCCCTTCCGCGCCGGGATCGACGCCGGCGCCATGGCGGTGATGTCGGCCCACCTGGACGTCAAGGCGATCGACCCGGGCACCCCGGCCACGTTCTCCCACAAGGTGCTCACCGACGTGCTCCGCGGCCAGCTCGGCTTCCAGGGCGTGGTGATCACCGACGGGATGAACATGGCGCCGGCGAAGAAGTGGTCACCGGGCGAGGCGGCGGTCCGCGCGCTCAAGGCCGGCAACGACCTCATCCTGATGACCCCGAACGTGAGCCAGGCGTACGACGGGCTGCGCGCCGCGCTGACGGACGGCTCGCTGCCGCGCGCCCGCCTGGTCGAGGCGGTCACCCGGGTGCTGACCATGAAGTTCAAGCTGGCCGGGCGCCCGCAGCCGGCCCTGTCCACGCTTGCCGGCGCCGACCACCGCAAGGCCGCCACCGACCTGGCCGCCGCCGCGGTGACCGTGCTGCGCGGCAAGTGCGGGGGCGCGGTGAAGGGCCCGATCCGGGTCACCTCCTCCGGTGGCCGGGACCGCACCCGGGCCGCGCTGACCGAGGCGCTCACCGCCGCCGGGGTGAAGGTGGTGTCTTCCGGCGGGACCGTGGTGCACCTGGTCGGGTACGGCGACGGCGCGAAGGACCTGCGCGCCGACGCGGCCGTGACGGTGGCGATGGACACCCCGTACGTGCTGTCCGGGGCGAAGTCACCGACGGTGCTGGCCACCTACTCGTCCACCCGGGCGTCGATGGACGCGCTGGCCGCGGTGCTCGCCGGCAAGGCCCGCCCGACGGGCCACGCCCCGGTGCCCGTCCCCAACCTCCCCGCCACCACCTGCGAGGGTTGA